The genomic region TAGTTCACCTTTCTATCTATGAGTGTAACTCACCCGTCCAGCCCTCTGCTTAGTGAAGGACTCCACCAAGTTGCTGATGCCATGTTCTGTCACTATGGAGTTGTTAAATACAAACTGATGGTGGCCATAGACCTGATCCTGGATCTGAAAGTTGTCGGGCATCAGCGGATGCCAGTGATAAAGAGTGTTGAATTCGGCCGCAATGCGATTCTGGTACTGGAAGCGTTGACTGAAGAGAAGCTCTGGGTCAAACTTGAGCTTGAAATGGTAGCCACTCAGGTGCTGAACATAGTCCTCAATCACAATTTTGATGGTCTCACCTGGGTGAAAAAGGCAGGAGAAAAATCAAATCCCTTGCTTTCTGGATCACATCCGCAATATTTAGTGAATTAGGAGTGTTTTTCAGACAATGCCATCTTACTCACCAATCAGGATGAGTCGAGTGGTTTGGAAGATTCTCTCATCGTCCCAATCAGGATGTTCTTGCTTCATGATTTCACAGACACGATTGTGCTCACGCAGCCaaatggtagcatacatcatcAAACCTGGAACCAAACCGAAGGCCTCATGGCCCACAGCAAATTTCTGTTCCTCTGGGATGTGAGGAGGGTAATGCATCTCCACCTGGACATCCTTCACTAGAGGAGGGTACACCTCTCCATCTACAACCTAAGAACCAATCACATGTTTCATGAAATAAATGTCCTGTTAAAGACCGTAGAACCAACAGGTTAGTTAATCTCATTAAAGCGCCATACCTGATACTTCAGCTTGCCATCTTTAAATAAGCGAAGTTTGTGTTGTCTCTCCAATGTCTCCCCATAAATATGCCCCAAATCCACCTGGAACATTACAGAACTGTTAGAAATTGCACTGCAGTTCCACATAAACCTTTGAGGGGATGTAAAATTTCCCCTTCAAGTTAAATGTGAATGACACTTACTCCATGACCCAGAGCTTTAGTGAAGGCTGGTCCTTTTTTAAAGTCAGTCTTGAAGAACTGGTGACTGAAATGCTGGGCAAAGAAAGCAAACATAAGACTGGTCCTCTGTGGATCAGGGATGAACTGTTTCCTCAAGAGCACCTTCTCCACCACCTGCTTTGCATTAGGGAGATCAGGTGCAGGGCAGTTCTTGGGCAATGGTGGAAGACTGCGGGTGTAATAGGACAGGTTGGCGTACGCTTCCCAGCTTTTGTAGTCATAATCTGCATTGTATGTTGGTGGACTGTCAACCAGGTGTGACcttgctggaaaacaagaaaTGGAAAATAATTTTATAGTATTGACCTTTTGTTATTTTCTTAATTGTGTGCTTAATGTGAATCATTCAACTTACATGTCAGGATATAGCGCATTATGGTGTCTCTCAGATAAGAGATGTTGTTGATGATGTCCCAGATCCATTTATAATGTGTTAAAAAGTGATGCACAAGGCTTGGTCTTGGTTTCAGTGTGGATTTGATGAATGTGAAAAGTTCagctgcaatgcaaaaaaaaagacaaaaaaaaaaagaaacaagtttTGAGTGCAAACATTTTCTACACATACTGtgtcgaatatatatatatataaacaaacacagtttTCATCTATGTAAAGACAATCAAGGGCCAGACTTACGGGTAGTGCAGTTCACACCATAATATCCTGTCCTGGTACAATCACATTCATAGGCATCAGCACCCTTGGATAAACACACACCCTGGTTTTGGCAAGGTTGTGCACAGCAAGGGTTGTCTGGAATAACAGTCAAAAAGAAAACAGAAGCGAAGATTATTTCCAGGCATGATCGATTTGGGTACAGGATAACAATTAAACACCATAACAATGTACATATCTTAGGTACCTCTACTCTCACTTTTAGAGCAGTTTACTTACATCCTTCACAGGGAAAGATCCAAAGACTTGACAGTAGCACCAGGCAAATGACTCTATGCATTCCAGAAGTGTGTTCTAGAATATGTCTTACTTCGAAGCAGAGTTGTGTACTCTGAGAGAGCGCCTGGAAAATGTGCGCCTTGATACGAGTCTGTGCCTTTTAACTGTTACAAAAAACTCTTGCGCAATTTATAAGAAACGTCACAGCTCTGCTTGACGGTATTTTTCCACAAATTGCACATTTCATATGGACTCATATTCCGGTTAATTTAGCTACAGATTAATTGGCATGgttaagcaataaataaataatcataatttattcatcaaaaaattaaaGCTATATTTATAAAggttaattatgtgtatatttatagaCACATGTAATAAAGATATCGGTTTTAATTAGGGTGCAATGGCGCTAAAGGTTCCCTGGGGTAAAAGGTacttttgatttcattttctcctaaaacactaaatagcaacaaaaacctACAGGACTTTCAGTAATACGTTTGTCACTATACACaataaaatattcctgatccGTGAGATcttaagtttgattttgaggtaattttatctaatctgtaataatttttaacatgttgcaaatgtatgtagctaatgagaataaCTGAAATTATCAAAGTGTTTCAATCAAAactttttaataactgtccaataagtgaaaggatactATTtggcgtgaaaaaaaaaaaataaaaaaaaaataataataataaaaaaaactattgctggggctaaaggccccatataaaacacatttattattaagtgaggggaatagatttgttcgaaatgggctcacactgactgatccaatcacaatggagattcgtTTGAagaattcattcatttaaagAATACTTGAGATTATATGAAATGCCAGATGTGATTGAAAtaagtggttattttgattaaGCATTATCCTACtttgttacataaaaaaaaaaaaaaaaaaaaaaaaatacaaataaataaaaaagcatagttctgtttcaaaattatttccatagatttacacattttccccctatttttaaacaatatcacTGTAACCCCCCTGGGGtctttaccccaagtgtggggtaaaaggctccctcgccacttttattttatgcattttaatcaaaacaaccttcctttataatttattttcacacaaattatgttgctccatcaatagcctattaaattaaaataaatgtagtaTTTCAATCTAGATACACTttatgaccagaaaaaaagcaaatgttcATTGAGCCTTTAGACCCGTTGTAGCctaatttaaaatcagcattttaaTTGGAAAGCGGCATAAGATGGAAAAGAGGAAATTTTAACTTGCGTAATTACCACCAGTAGATTGGACGCATTGTACTTCAGCTCATGAGCGCTACCTTGCGTCAAATAAATTAGGCAATAACTATGgaatcaaaatcccgtcaaaagtattgcggtcagggatccaaaaataataagcgtaaaaaaaaaaaaaaattaaagcaaagttatcagaattgcaaacaaaatcatgttttcttggttattactgtttttttttttttttgtttgtttttttttttttgtgctctgacaattttaaatgaatttattattattattattatttttttgtacactTACGctatatttttctttgcttttgtttccaagttctgcgcttggttttccaaaacttgtgagtagaatttcatgtaaatcagggggcgttttgcatccctattggtccactagttcttgatcgacagctcctcctctagcccatcattcgaagaggggaggtgatgtcactccaatgcaactcggATGGCTGCtgcccaatattatattatttgtggttgatagatacactgcttgtgtctgttttgagtattttctgttgggttctgaacttgtgactacattggtacagctagtaaaaacatgcatcaaacatccacaccaacccatccttgttttttttttttttttagatatgcagccaataacctacaaacaaggaagtcttaaataatgcctaaactaaagactctgctaactaaattcagctgactcgatacatgttaatggactatgataatggctTACTttgacaacacattgtttcctagagctggcagaaaatactcaaaacagacacaagcagcgtatctatcaaccgcaaataatataatattgagcagcagccatcGGGGTTGCACTGGAGTGATGTCACCTCCCCttttcgaatgattggctagaggagctgtcgatcaagaacccctgaagttttggaaaatcaagcgcagaacttggaaacaaaagcaaagaaaaatacagcgtaagcgtacaaaaaaatgaataatgtgagcaaaattgtcagagagcacaaaaaacagtaatataaccaaaaAACCTTGATTTTGTtcgcaattctgatgactttgctttaaattttcagttttttttttgtttgttttttcagcatattttaaatgtgtttatatatttttgattcatgcttgttattttttgctctgcgctaattattttgatctgcgcttattatttatttttgtgcttattttttttttatctacacttattttttgattcacacttattattttgattcactcAATTATTTTTGGATCGTGActgcaatacttttgacgggattttgattcCATAATTAGCCATTCACTTTCAATTTGAGTGGATTCTGGGTTTACTGTTTTTATGGAGTTATGATTTCAAATCAACTAAAACTGAAAACATGAACGCATCCATATAATATCATTTAACATTTATTACCATAttatgagaaagagagaaacagacaccACGACTAAAGATAATTCACTGTAGCGCTTCTCATTTCCATCACTTGTGAAATATGAAGAGATGGGGCGGGAAAAAAGTTTGTTTCCGCCTTATATGGAGTTCGATTCATTTGAACGAATCGATTCGCTTGgacagttcgtttcaatgaaccgaTTTTACAAAAGCCATATTCATAAATTCTTTTGAGCCGAAGGTCAAATATAACCCACCTCTCATCAGAATTTTACTCTCAAACGTTCACTCTTACAGGCGAGTGATTTACAAAACGCTGTGCGATTCGGTTCGCTCGAGTCattcaaatgaaccggctcaCAAGAATGATTCGCTCGCGAATATTTAAATCCGCCCCGTAATGCGCATTGTTTTGGCCTTCCTGAAATAACTTTTAGTCGGAAGGGTTTAACAGCACTATACCACCAACCATGGTAAGTTATTACGTGGTTTGTTTCTCTATAAATTACTTTAACTTTGAGTACGCCTCAATATGACTTATGCAAATAAGTCCAGCAATTCCTATCATGACTTTCATCTAAACTGAGAGTGAACTTTTGGGTTCGACTCAGAAAGACGTATACCAGCTGAACTCTGCATATCTCTTTCGACAAGACAGTATCACATTTCAACTTCTTGTGCGTAGACAgtatttttattcctttttttattgtataattttgACAGATATTGCCAGGACTGTCCTGAAATAAGCGTACCTTCATGACATAAACTGCTGTCAGAATGTCCTCTATCGACCCCTATCAATACATCATAGTAAGTTATATTATCCTCCTCAAGTTTCATTATGATGTTAGTGAGAGTTGTcttaaaataaaacctaaattaTTACAATAAGTCTACTAATCGCTGATGACATTTTGTTTGGTGATTttcaatatatattgaatatatatatatatatatatatatatatatatatatatacagtatatattaaatgtacttgttattatttttaatatgcattcagcttatatttatgttttgttgtaaTTTACCTGATTCTGAAATAAGGGAAAGAACTTCTGGGTCTACAGTTGTATATTTGGTGCTGCTGATGTTGATTTgcatgaggaaaactcctgctgGCACTTTCTGGAAATCCAGccttcatttaaattatgtatcATGTTGCTAAAATGCTACATTCATTAGTTTATTGATTTAAACATCATACCATAAATATGAATTAACCATAATATACGGTCAGAatgttatttttaattgcttattttgaatttatgacaTCGGAAACCATGGACACTTCTGTCTGGGATTCACCTGTTGTCCATTTCCTACTTCGATAGCTAAATGAGCTACCTTTTCACATAGGCACATTTTACTGCCTTTTCCACTCTAAATCCTTGCCATTGTATATCAATGTTATCCACAGGTAGAGCATCAGTATTCTCATAGACTGAAAGTAACCGTGGTGAGAGCTGAAAATGTGACTAAAGGAGCATTTGGGGATTTATGTGAGTATAAATTCATGATGTCTTTTTCTTATTTAAAgaaatccttaaagggatagttcccccaaaaatgaaaattctctcatcatttactcaccctcatgccattccagatgtgtatgactttctttcttctttacgACACAAACTAaggttttaagaagaatatctcagctctaaaggtccatacaatggaagtgaatagtgaccaaaactttgaaactccaaaaaaagcacataaaggcagcataaaagccaaGGACACTGCAGAtgccaagatttatagtgaaaaaggagttacattttggtctgtactcatccaaaaccaattggattgcttcagaagacatggatttaaccactggagtcatatggattactattatgctgcctttatttgctttttggaccttcaaagttttggtcaccattcacttgcattgcatggacctacagagctgagatattttactaaaaatcattgtttgtgttctgcagaaaaaagagggtgagtaaaagatgagagaattttcattgtaggGTGAAGtgttcctttaaataaataaataaacaaacacagtgTTTAGTGCACAAGCTTTACAGTTTATGTGTTTGTTCATAGTGGACACCCCAGACCCTTATGTGGAGCTGTCCATTCCAACCACCCCAGAGTCAAGAAAACGGACACGCCACATTGATAATGACATTAACCCAAAGTGGAACGAAACATTTGAGTTCGTATTGGACCCCAATCAACCCAACATTTTAGAGGTGAAAAATTCATACTCTAATTACTTATGGAGTATTTGCCTTTACAAGCTATTTCTTTTATTATGAGATACTTTACTGTAGTTATATTATCATTCCATGACAGTTAAAATATCTAGGTCAtagagtgtttttaaaagttttgtaTTGAATTGCTGGAGTTTGAGAGTATACATGAGCACAATGTTGTAATGTCTTTTGAATGCTCTTTATTTAGATAACACTGATGGATGCTAATTATGTCATGGATGAAACTCTCGGCACAGCTACATATTCCCTATCAAAACTCAAAGTGGGGCAGACAGAGCAAGTGACACTCCCTATTGGCAAGGTGAAAACTCCAAATCCATTTTGGTATACATTCTTAGCTTGCCATGAATTAATCTGTGTACTGTCAATGTTAATGTGATGGTCAGTGATTTTCAGTTTATGGTTGTTTACTTTTATTTTCCTTCTAGATGACTAAAGTGTTTCTCGATATGTCCTTAGAAGTGTGGTATGTATGAAGCAATTTTAATGCAATATATTGTGCATGTTTTATACATTCAATATGTAAGTTCCTTTTTGTGCTCATTCAGTTGTGGTTCATGCAGATTTTTATTGTCATAACAAATGAGAATCGCAGTTGTATTCTAATTGACTCTTCTTATTGGTGAGCAGTGCATCCAGAGACTTGCGCTTCAGCATTGCTTTGTGTGATCAGGAGAAGCTTTTCATGCAGAAACGCAGGGACAGAGTTATGCTCAGCATCAAGAAACTTCTCAAAATGGAAAACCCGCAATTCCTTCCGGCCTCACCAAGAGAGGTGAACTCAAGGACCACTTTCAAAAATCAAAATTGTGCAATTCTAAAAAGGGGATTTTATTGCGAGTGTGTGAGACCCTGTCTTATTACAGTTCTGTTTGTGCTCAGGTTCCAACCATCGCCATACTGGGCTCTGGAGGGGGGTTTCGTGCAATGGTGGgcttctctggagtgatgaaggCTCTGTATGAGTCTGGAGTGCTCGACTGCGCAACATACGTTGCGGGACTTTCTGGATCAACATGGTcagtatttgttttaaaatgtcaagtaGTTGGCACAAGATGGTTTATTATGTGAGGTAGCTACAGGATGGCTGCTAAGAagtttgccttttatcattattaCAGCACTGCATAACAACATTGTTATTG from Myxocyprinus asiaticus isolate MX2 ecotype Aquarium Trade chromosome 5, UBuf_Myxa_2, whole genome shotgun sequence harbors:
- the LOC127441041 gene encoding prostaglandin G/H synthase 2-like isoform X2, with protein sequence MHRVICLVLLSSLWIFPCEGYNPCCAQPCQNQGVCLSKGADAYECDCTRTGYYGVNCTTPELFTFIKSTLKPRPSLVHHFLTHYKWIWDIINNISYLRDTIMRYILTSRSHLVDSPPTYNADYDYKSWEAYANLSYYTRSLPPLPKNCPAPDLPNAKQVVEKVLLRKQFIPDPQRTSLMFAFFAQHFSHQFFKTDFKKGPAFTKALGHGVDLGHIYGETLERQHKLRLFKDGKLKYQVVDGEVYPPLVKDVQVEMHYPPHIPEEQKFAVGHEAFGLVPGLMMYATIWLREHNRVCEIMKQEHPDWDDERIFQTTRLILIGETIKIVIEDYVQHLSGYHFKLKFDPELLFSQRFQYQNRIAAEFNTLYHWHPLMPDNFQIQDQVYGHHQFVFNNSIVTEHGISNLVESFTKQRAGRVSGGWNLPVAVQGVAVKALEHSRAMRYQSFNAYRKRFNMKPYSSFEEMTGDKGLAAELEKLYGHIDAVELYPGLLVEKPRPNAVFGETMVEMGAPYSLKGLMGNAICSPEYWMPSTFGGKVGFDIVNTASLKKLVCLNIKGPCPMVSFQVPDDSRKIMSTENEELPATKTGPKGVIHDWRKFKLESEDSQSIPPDKRELLRQMSNPKSNNDDRQEKPTRKMSVQEYEIIQEDDERCLCKYRKQCMQEMHECLSFGQKFDAIFELDSGEAFLDVIEKEHHLTLVVVHIYDDEIKGCDALNNCLTCLAAEYSSVKFCRIQASVTGAGERFSGDVLPALLVYKAGELLGNFLCITKHLSEEFFASDVENFLNEYGLLPEKEFAACPDEEENADVE